In Burkholderiales bacterium, a single genomic region encodes these proteins:
- a CDS encoding 5-methyltetrahydropteroyltriglutamate--homocysteine S-methyltransferase, with product MSPPSTSSHAPVRQTPPFRADHVGSFLRPRALLDAREAFAKGAIDAAALRAVEDAAIRDIVAFQEDLGLRGITDGEFRRTYFHIDFLTRLDGVETRGGIAISFHSNAGNVDFAPPVMQVTKKVRHSNPIQRRDFEFLKSVATRTPKVTIPSPTMLHFRGGRGAISKDAYPAMEDFFDDIAQAYRDEIADLAAAGCTYLQLDDTNLAYLCDAKMREGAKARGDDPDELPRRYAELINAAIATKPASMTVCVHLCRGNFKSAWAAEGGYEPVAEVLFNELAVDGYFLEYDDARSGDFAPLRHVPKGKTVVLGLVSTKLDRMETKDDVKRRIDLAAQYMPVDQMAVSPQCGFSSTVHGNDIAVATQAAKLRLCIDVARDVWGGV from the coding sequence ATGTCTCCGCCTTCCACCTCGTCCCACGCCCCCGTCCGCCAGACGCCGCCGTTTCGCGCCGACCACGTCGGAAGCTTCCTGCGCCCACGCGCGCTGCTCGACGCCCGCGAAGCGTTCGCGAAGGGGGCGATCGACGCCGCGGCGCTGCGTGCGGTCGAGGACGCCGCGATACGCGACATCGTGGCCTTCCAGGAGGACCTGGGATTGCGCGGCATCACCGACGGCGAGTTCCGCCGCACCTACTTCCACATCGACTTCCTGACCCGGCTCGATGGCGTCGAGACCAGGGGCGGCATCGCGATCAGCTTCCACAGCAACGCGGGCAACGTCGATTTCGCGCCGCCGGTGATGCAGGTCACGAAGAAGGTACGTCACTCGAATCCGATCCAGCGCCGCGACTTCGAGTTCCTGAAGTCGGTCGCCACACGCACGCCGAAGGTGACGATTCCGTCGCCGACGATGCTCCACTTCCGCGGCGGCCGCGGCGCGATCAGCAAGGACGCGTATCCGGCGATGGAGGACTTCTTCGACGACATCGCGCAGGCGTACCGCGACGAAATCGCGGACCTCGCCGCCGCCGGCTGCACCTACCTGCAGCTCGACGACACCAACCTCGCCTACCTGTGCGACGCCAAGATGCGCGAGGGCGCGAAGGCGCGCGGCGACGATCCGGACGAGCTGCCGCGCCGGTACGCCGAACTCATCAACGCCGCGATCGCGACGAAGCCGGCGTCGATGACGGTCTGCGTGCACCTCTGCCGCGGCAACTTCAAGAGCGCCTGGGCGGCGGAAGGCGGTTACGAGCCGGTGGCCGAGGTGCTGTTCAACGAGCTGGCGGTCGACGGCTACTTCCTCGAGTACGACGACGCGCGCTCGGGCGACTTCGCTCCGCTGCGCCATGTCCCGAAGGGCAAGACCGTCGTCCTCGGGCTCGTCAGCACCAAGCTCGATCGGATGGAGACGAAGGACGACGTCAAGCGCCGGATCGATCTCGCGGCGCAATACATGCCGGTCGATCAGATGGCCGTCTCGCCGCAGTGCGGCTTCAGCTCGACCGTCCACGGCAACGACATCGCCGTCGCCACGCAGGCCGCCAAGCTCCGGCTCTGCATCGACGTCGCCCGCGACGTCTGGGGCGGCGTCTGA
- a CDS encoding adenylyl-sulfate reductase has protein sequence MQWYVGLMVLAVIVGTVLDMIHKGSAKYFFANARKTRARGKPVNKAAIAARTLAVDVLASGEFCNPRRRVAHLLAMYGFILYLVTTALMVYCYPTAATTTPSIVPQLWWLGALMVMVGGYWFWFFIRVDVAAEGQSPLRLMRADLFVLSLLASVTLGVLWAGLQASGSSASRVFFGLYLLATTVLFVGVYWSKFAHMFFKPAAAFDKRIAEADGTNMNLPLQTRDDPAQRERHSMELLRDAPMDMGLGIKRDAPRHY, from the coding sequence ATGCAGTGGTACGTGGGCCTGATGGTCCTGGCGGTCATCGTCGGCACGGTCCTCGACATGATCCACAAGGGCAGCGCGAAGTACTTCTTCGCCAATGCGCGCAAGACGCGCGCCCGGGGGAAGCCGGTCAACAAGGCGGCGATCGCGGCCAGGACGCTGGCGGTCGACGTCCTCGCGTCGGGCGAATTCTGCAACCCGCGCCGCCGCGTCGCCCACCTGCTCGCGATGTACGGGTTCATCTTGTACCTCGTCACCACCGCGCTGATGGTGTACTGCTATCCGACCGCCGCGACGACGACGCCGTCGATCGTGCCGCAGCTCTGGTGGCTCGGCGCCTTGATGGTCATGGTGGGCGGCTACTGGTTCTGGTTCTTCATCCGCGTGGACGTCGCAGCCGAAGGCCAATCGCCGTTGCGGCTGATGCGCGCCGACCTCTTCGTCCTCTCGCTCCTCGCGAGCGTCACGCTCGGCGTCCTGTGGGCCGGGCTGCAGGCGAGCGGCAGTTCGGCGTCCCGCGTCTTCTTCGGCCTCTACCTCCTCGCCACGACCGTGCTGTTCGTCGGGGTGTACTGGTCGAAATTCGCGCACATGTTCTTCAAGCCCGCGGCGGCGTTCGACAAGCGGATCGCCGAGGCCGACGGCACGAACATGAACCTGCCGCTGCAGACCCGCGACGACCCCGCGCAGCGCGAACGGCACTCGATGGAACTGCTGCGCGACGCCCCGATGGACATGGGCCTCGGCATCAAGCGCGACGCGCCGCGCCACTACTGA
- the aprB gene encoding adenylyl-sulfate reductase subunit beta — protein MPTFVYMTRCDGCGHCVDICPSDIMHIDKTYRRAYNIEPNMCWECYSCVKACPQHAIDVRGYADFAPLGHSVRVHRDEQKGTIAWRIKFRNGTEKNFLSPITTKPWGQAIPKLADVPAPSKEMRDSELLYNEPKYIRMDGDGLRTLATAGLKLKKGVSY, from the coding sequence ATGCCTACCTTCGTGTACATGACGAGGTGCGACGGATGCGGACACTGCGTCGACATCTGTCCCTCGGACATCATGCACATCGACAAGACCTATCGGCGCGCCTACAACATCGAGCCGAACATGTGCTGGGAGTGCTACTCCTGCGTCAAGGCCTGCCCGCAGCACGCGATCGACGTGCGCGGCTACGCCGACTTCGCCCCGCTCGGCCACAGCGTGCGCGTCCACCGCGACGAGCAGAAGGGCACGATCGCGTGGCGGATCAAGTTCCGCAACGGCACCGAGAAGAACTTCCTGTCGCCCATCACCACCAAGCCCTGGGGCCAGGCGATTCCCAAGCTCGCCGACGTTCCCGCGCCCAGCAAGGAGATGCGCGACAGCGAGTTGCTCTACAACGAGCCGAAGTACATCCGCATGGATGGCGACGGGCTGCGCACGCTCGCGACGGCCGGCCTGAAGCTCAAAAAAGGGGTGTCCTACTAA
- a CDS encoding adenylyl-sulfate reductase subunit alpha, protein MAYETIIEDGIDILVVGAGLGGTGAAWEARFWGQDKKIVIAEKANIDRSGAVAQGLYAINCYMGTRWGENNPEDHVRYARIDLMGMVREDLLFDMARHVDSTVHQFEEWGLPIMKDPKTGRYLREGRWQIMIHGESYKPIVAEAAKKSADKVFNRICVTHLLMDESRENRVAGAVGFNVRTGDYHVFKSKTVICGAGGASNIFKPRSVGEGSGRTWYAPWSSASAYGLLIDAGAKMTQMENRIVLARFKDGYGPVGAYFLHLKTYTQNGLGEEYESKWFPELQKMVGKEYLDPEASHLTHRPIPTCLRNHALISEVNAGRGPIHMVTMRAFQDPHLEEVGWENFLGMTVGQAVLWAATDVDPKNENPELTTSEPYVMGSHATGSGAWCSGPEDLSPPEYFWGYNRMTTVEGLFGAGDAVGGTPHAFSSGSFTEGRLAAKAACKYIDDGKGEGIVVSQAQIDRRKEEIYKPLEHYRIYRNAIVAGSVNPHYINPKQGLDRLQKLMDEYCGGASVNYMTNEKLLHIGLKKLAIMEEDLQSLAAEDIHELLRAWELKHRHRAAECVTQHTLFRKETRWPGYYYRGDAMKVDDANWHVLTVSRRDPKTGEYTMEKAPCYHLVADEK, encoded by the coding sequence ATGGCCTACGAAACCATCATCGAAGACGGCATCGACATCCTCGTCGTCGGCGCGGGACTCGGCGGCACGGGCGCCGCCTGGGAGGCGCGTTTCTGGGGGCAGGACAAGAAGATCGTCATCGCCGAGAAGGCGAACATCGATCGCTCGGGCGCGGTCGCGCAGGGCCTCTACGCCATCAACTGCTACATGGGCACGCGCTGGGGCGAGAACAACCCCGAGGACCACGTCCGCTACGCCCGCATCGACCTGATGGGCATGGTGCGCGAGGACCTGCTGTTCGACATGGCGCGCCACGTCGACTCGACGGTGCACCAGTTCGAGGAGTGGGGCCTGCCGATCATGAAGGACCCGAAGACCGGGCGGTACCTGCGCGAAGGTCGCTGGCAGATCATGATCCACGGCGAGTCCTACAAGCCGATCGTCGCGGAAGCGGCGAAGAAGTCCGCGGACAAGGTGTTCAACCGCATCTGCGTCACCCATCTGTTGATGGACGAGAGCCGGGAGAACCGGGTGGCGGGCGCGGTCGGGTTCAACGTCCGCACCGGCGACTACCACGTGTTCAAGTCGAAGACGGTGATCTGCGGCGCGGGCGGCGCGTCCAACATCTTCAAGCCGCGCTCGGTCGGCGAAGGCTCCGGCCGCACCTGGTACGCGCCGTGGTCGTCGGCATCCGCCTACGGCCTCCTGATCGACGCCGGCGCCAAGATGACGCAGATGGAGAACCGCATCGTGCTGGCGCGGTTCAAGGACGGCTACGGCCCGGTCGGCGCCTACTTCCTGCACCTCAAGACCTACACGCAGAACGGTCTGGGCGAGGAGTACGAGTCGAAGTGGTTCCCCGAACTGCAGAAGATGGTCGGCAAGGAGTACCTCGACCCGGAAGCCTCGCACCTCACGCATCGGCCGATTCCCACCTGCCTGCGCAACCACGCGCTGATCAGCGAGGTCAACGCGGGCCGTGGCCCGATCCACATGGTGACGATGCGCGCCTTCCAGGACCCGCACCTCGAGGAAGTCGGCTGGGAGAACTTCCTCGGCATGACGGTCGGCCAGGCGGTGCTGTGGGCCGCGACCGACGTCGACCCGAAGAACGAGAACCCCGAACTCACCACCTCGGAGCCCTACGTCATGGGCTCGCACGCGACCGGTTCGGGCGCGTGGTGCTCGGGTCCGGAGGACCTCTCGCCGCCTGAGTATTTCTGGGGCTACAACCGCATGACCACGGTCGAGGGCCTCTTCGGCGCCGGCGACGCAGTGGGCGGCACGCCGCACGCGTTCTCGTCGGGGTCGTTCACCGAGGGGCGCCTCGCCGCCAAGGCGGCCTGCAAGTACATCGACGACGGCAAGGGCGAGGGCATCGTCGTCTCGCAAGCCCAGATCGACCGCCGCAAGGAGGAGATCTACAAGCCGCTCGAGCACTACCGCATCTACCGCAACGCCATCGTCGCCGGTTCGGTCAACCCGCACTACATCAACCCCAAGCAGGGGCTGGACCGGCTGCAGAAGCTGATGGACGAGTACTGCGGCGGGGCGAGCGTCAACTACATGACCAACGAGAAGCTGCTGCACATCGGGTTGAAGAAGCTCGCGATCATGGAGGAGGATCTCCAGAGCCTCGCCGCCGAGGACATCCACGAACTGCTGCGCGCCTGGGAGCTGAAGCACCGCCACCGCGCGGCCGAGTGCGTCACCCAGCACACGCTGTTCCGCAAGGAGACGCGCTGGCCGGGCTACTACTACCGCGGTGACGCGATGAAGGTCGACGACGCGAACTGGCACGTGCTGACGGTGTCGCGCCGCGACCCGAAGACCGGCGAATACACGATGGAGAAGGCGCCCTGCTACCACCTCGTGGCCGACGAGAAGTAG
- a CDS encoding peptidylprolyl isomerase, giving the protein MSEVIRTGKFVELTYKVTDRKTGHVLTQVEFPLGYVHGHNEILAPAVHMQLEGKSAGDVIEVPIDGNDIFGPRDESLVFSDRIENVPEEYRKVGTSILMENDRGETRSFVVTHLDDDTLTVDGNNPLCGRVVVFALEILNVRDATDDETRAGGTIAKGADVDASLLRSV; this is encoded by the coding sequence GTGAGCGAGGTCATCCGCACCGGCAAGTTCGTCGAACTCACCTACAAGGTGACCGACCGCAAGACCGGCCACGTCCTCACGCAGGTCGAATTTCCGCTGGGCTACGTCCACGGGCACAACGAGATCCTCGCCCCCGCGGTCCACATGCAGCTCGAAGGCAAGTCCGCCGGCGACGTCATCGAGGTGCCGATCGACGGCAACGACATCTTCGGCCCGCGCGACGAGTCGCTCGTATTCTCCGACCGGATCGAGAACGTCCCCGAGGAGTATCGGAAGGTCGGCACGTCGATCCTGATGGAGAACGACCGGGGCGAGACCCGCAGCTTCGTCGTGACCCACCTGGACGACGACACGCTCACGGTCGACGGCAACAACCCGCTGTGCGGCCGCGTGGTCGTGTTCGCGCTCGAGATCCTGAACGTGCGCGACGCCACCGACGACGAGACGCGCGCGGGCGGGACGATCGCGAAGGGCGCCGACGTCGACGCGTCGCTGCTGCGATCGGTGTGA
- a CDS encoding LysR family transcriptional regulator: MADRRLQVFHAVAKHLSFTKAGEALCMTQPAVTFQIRQLEDHFNTRLFDRTHGRISLTPAGVVALGYAEKILGLTAELDARLKDLGGQVAGPLLIGASTTIADFLLPQILGEFKAAYPGVVPSLFAGNSEVVQQRLGDRALDVGFIEGGSYLPTLAGERLCSDELQVVCTPRHSLAQRKSVAAGALVEHAYLTREQGSGTREVIDRYLTQAGIEPATLNVVMEASSPEALKGLVAAGMGIAIMSRVSIRKEVRLGLLAGIPLSPPITRQLTAVYPRERIQSGLVGAFVQFAKLRLDSTVGDEADAEALACEARNEQ, encoded by the coding sequence ATGGCGGATCGGCGGCTCCAGGTGTTCCACGCGGTCGCGAAGCATCTCTCGTTCACCAAGGCGGGGGAAGCGCTCTGCATGACGCAGCCGGCGGTGACCTTCCAGATCCGCCAGCTCGAAGACCACTTCAACACCCGGCTGTTCGACCGCACCCACGGCCGCATCAGCCTCACGCCCGCGGGCGTGGTCGCCCTCGGCTACGCCGAGAAGATCCTGGGGCTGACCGCGGAGCTCGATGCGCGCCTGAAGGACCTGGGCGGCCAGGTCGCCGGTCCGCTGTTGATCGGTGCGAGCACGACCATCGCCGACTTCCTGCTGCCGCAGATCCTCGGGGAGTTCAAGGCGGCCTACCCGGGCGTCGTGCCGAGCCTGTTCGCGGGCAACTCCGAGGTCGTCCAGCAGCGCCTCGGCGACCGGGCACTCGACGTCGGATTCATCGAGGGCGGTTCGTACCTGCCGACGCTCGCGGGCGAACGGCTGTGCAGCGACGAGTTGCAGGTCGTCTGCACGCCGCGCCATTCGCTGGCGCAACGGAAGTCGGTGGCTGCCGGCGCCCTCGTCGAGCACGCCTACCTCACGCGCGAGCAGGGCTCCGGCACGCGCGAGGTGATCGACCGTTACCTGACGCAGGCCGGGATCGAACCGGCGACGCTCAACGTGGTCATGGAGGCGAGCAGTCCCGAAGCGCTCAAGGGGCTCGTCGCCGCGGGCATGGGCATCGCGATCATGTCGCGCGTCTCGATCCGCAAGGAAGTGCGCCTGGGCCTGCTCGCCGGCATCCCGCTCTCGCCGCCGATCACGCGGCAACTCACGGCCGTCTATCCGCGCGAGCGCATCCAGTCGGGCCTCGTCGGCGCCTTCGTCCAGTTCGCGAAGCTGCGGCTGGACTCGACTGTCGGCGACGAAGCGGATGCCGAGGCGCTCGCCTGCGAGGCGCGCAACGAGCAGTAG
- a CDS encoding ORF6N domain-containing protein: MPPARPKTENLAPLIFLARGEKVLLDTDLAALYRVPTNALNQAVKRNRSRFPSDFMFRLTAEEYDRVRERPHMSSQSVMTSPRRRAYRYRPYAFTEQGVAMLSSVLRSARAVEVNIAIMRTFVQLRRLMDSNRDLARKIEAMEEKYDEQFSVVFDAIKKLIAADDARKALPTRRIGFVA, from the coding sequence ATGCCGCCCGCCAGACCCAAGACCGAGAACCTGGCACCGCTGATCTTCCTGGCTCGAGGGGAGAAGGTGCTGCTCGACACTGACCTGGCCGCGCTCTACCGCGTCCCGACGAATGCCCTGAATCAGGCAGTCAAGCGAAATCGGAGCCGGTTTCCCAGCGACTTCATGTTTCGCCTGACAGCGGAGGAATACGACCGCGTCCGCGAGCGACCGCACATGTCATCACAATCTGTGATGACATCCCCGCGTCGACGGGCATACCGCTACCGCCCCTACGCCTTCACCGAGCAGGGCGTGGCCATGCTCTCCAGCGTCCTGCGCTCGGCGCGCGCGGTCGAGGTGAACATCGCGATCATGCGCACCTTCGTCCAGTTGCGGCGCCTGATGGACTCCAATCGCGACCTCGCGAGAAAGATCGAGGCCATGGAGGAGAAGTACGACGAGCAGTTCTCCGTGGTGTTCGATGCCATCAAGAAACTCATCGCCGCCGACGATGCGCGCAAGGCTCTACCCACGCGCCGCATCGGCTTTGTCGCCTGA
- a CDS encoding hemerythrin domain-containing protein yields MKSLRIIEDEHRAITAVIEGLRHLVAAIRDGSMAPDHGLLGALFHYIEAFPEKLHHPKEDDYLFARLRLRRPGAAPVLDALSREHTVGNERFHDLEAMWERFRADPGALDTFADGVERYAHFHWKHMRKEEDEVFPLAREALTAEDWTAIDAAFASNEDPVVGVPASKAFRELFRRIVAIAPPPWGVGPEAKPR; encoded by the coding sequence GTGAAATCGCTTCGCATCATCGAGGACGAGCACCGCGCGATCACCGCGGTGATCGAGGGCCTGCGGCACCTCGTCGCGGCGATCCGCGACGGCAGCATGGCACCCGACCACGGATTGCTCGGCGCGCTGTTCCACTACATCGAGGCGTTTCCGGAGAAGCTGCACCATCCGAAGGAGGACGACTATCTGTTCGCGCGGCTGCGCCTGCGGCGTCCCGGGGCAGCGCCGGTCCTCGACGCCCTGTCGCGCGAGCACACCGTCGGCAACGAGCGCTTCCACGATCTCGAGGCGATGTGGGAGCGATTCCGTGCCGACCCCGGCGCGCTCGACACCTTCGCCGACGGCGTCGAGCGTTACGCGCACTTCCACTGGAAGCACATGCGAAAGGAGGAGGACGAGGTCTTCCCGCTCGCCCGCGAAGCGCTCACCGCGGAGGACTGGACGGCGATCGATGCCGCGTTCGCGTCGAACGAGGACCCGGTCGTCGGCGTGCCCGCGTCGAAGGCGTTCCGCGAACTGTTCCGCCGGATCGTCGCGATCGCGCCGCCGCCGTGGGGCGTGGGGCCGGAGGCGAAGCCGCGCTGA
- a CDS encoding ABC transporter ATP-binding protein, translating into MAELLRVEHLTAGYGEGVVLDDVSFELEEGDSLALLGRNGVGKTTLLVTLMGLTHLHRGTLRWRGGDLAALPTHARSRAGLGWVPQERFMFASLTVEEHLTAVARPGKWDLRGVYRVFPRLEERKANLGNQLSGGEQQMLAIARALMVNPSLLLLDEPMEGLAPIIVQELMNVIRELVVESGMAVIVVEQHAKLALSLTRHAIVLDRGRVAHRSSSDTLLADPATLQKLVSVA; encoded by the coding sequence ATGGCTGAGCTCTTGCGCGTCGAGCACCTGACCGCCGGATACGGCGAGGGCGTCGTCCTCGACGACGTGTCGTTCGAACTGGAGGAGGGCGACAGCCTGGCGCTGCTCGGCCGGAACGGCGTCGGCAAGACGACGCTCCTCGTCACGCTGATGGGGCTCACGCACCTGCACCGCGGGACGCTCCGCTGGCGCGGCGGCGACCTCGCCGCGCTGCCGACCCACGCGCGCAGCCGGGCAGGACTCGGATGGGTGCCGCAGGAGCGGTTCATGTTCGCCTCGCTCACCGTCGAGGAGCACCTGACCGCGGTGGCGCGACCGGGGAAGTGGGACCTGCGCGGCGTCTACCGCGTGTTCCCGCGGCTCGAGGAGCGCAAGGCGAACCTCGGCAACCAGCTCTCGGGCGGCGAGCAGCAGATGCTCGCGATCGCGCGCGCGCTGATGGTCAACCCGTCGCTGCTCCTGCTGGACGAGCCGATGGAAGGGCTCGCGCCGATCATCGTGCAGGAGCTGATGAACGTGATCCGCGAGCTGGTGGTCGAGAGCGGCATGGCGGTGATCGTTGTCGAGCAGCACGCGAAGCTCGCGCTGTCGCTGACCCGGCACGCGATCGTGCTCGATCGCGGGCGCGTCGCGCATCGGTCGTCCAGCGACACGCTGCTCGCCGACCCGGCGACGCTCCAGAAGCTGGTCTCGGTGGCGTGA
- a CDS encoding ABC transporter ATP-binding protein, producing the protein MTAALRTERLSKHFGAFKAASEVSLAFPRGVRHALIGPNGAGKTTLINLLTGVLPPTGGRVFLGDEDVTALPPHQRVKRGVTRTFQINTLFGRLSVLESVVLAVSERKGRAGVWHRTVASGRGEAEEALALLATLHLSAEANTLTRNLPYGKQRLVEIALALATRPSILLLDEPAAGIPAGESAELFEVIAKLPREVTIVFIEHDMGLVFRFAERITVLVGGRVLTEGAPDEIQRDPRVREVYLGEAQHG; encoded by the coding sequence GTGACGGCGGCGCTGCGCACCGAACGGCTGTCGAAACACTTCGGCGCCTTCAAGGCGGCGAGCGAAGTGTCGCTCGCGTTCCCACGCGGCGTGCGCCACGCGCTGATCGGCCCCAACGGCGCGGGCAAGACGACGCTCATCAACCTCCTGACCGGTGTGCTGCCGCCGACCGGAGGGCGCGTGTTCCTCGGCGACGAGGACGTGACAGCGCTGCCGCCGCACCAGCGGGTCAAGCGCGGCGTGACCCGCACCTTCCAGATCAACACGCTGTTCGGCAGACTCTCCGTGCTGGAGTCCGTCGTGCTCGCGGTGAGCGAGCGCAAGGGGCGCGCCGGCGTCTGGCACCGGACGGTCGCGTCCGGTCGCGGGGAGGCCGAGGAGGCGCTCGCGCTGCTCGCGACGCTCCACCTGTCCGCGGAGGCGAACACGCTGACGCGAAACCTGCCCTACGGCAAGCAGCGCCTGGTCGAGATCGCCCTCGCGCTCGCCACCAGGCCCTCGATTCTCCTGCTCGATGAGCCCGCGGCCGGCATTCCTGCGGGCGAGAGCGCGGAACTCTTCGAAGTCATCGCGAAGCTGCCGCGCGAGGTCACCATCGTGTTCATCGAGCACGACATGGGGCTCGTGTTCCGGTTCGCCGAGCGCATCACGGTGCTCGTGGGCGGGCGCGTGCTGACCGAGGGCGCGCCAGACGAGATCCAGCGCGATCCGCGCGTGCGCGAGGTGTACCTCGGCGAGGCGCAGCATGGCTGA
- a CDS encoding branched-chain amino acid ABC transporter permease, producing MTGAEASIADALPAAQLPTDRWRASEIVFWIALVAVFFAFPQHRVLASQILVTGLFAVSLDLILGYAGIVSLGHAAYFGIGAYTAGVLAVHGWGEPISGLVIAAAAATVVGFATSFLVVRGSDLARLMVTLGIGLMLYEAANQMSSITGGADGLSGVAMNRLFGVFSWDLAGSTAYGYSLVVVFLMFVIARRIVASPFGLSLRGVRENVKRMPGIGAPVQRRLVAVYTVSATFAGVAGALLTQTTQFVGLDVFGFPRSADLMIMLVLGGIGRLYGGLVGAAVFMVAHHWLSDLNPIYWQFWLGLLLVLVVLFARGGILGALDSLRTRFARSGR from the coding sequence GTGACCGGGGCGGAGGCGTCGATCGCGGACGCCTTGCCCGCAGCGCAACTCCCCACCGACCGCTGGCGCGCGTCCGAGATCGTCTTCTGGATCGCGCTGGTGGCGGTGTTCTTCGCGTTTCCGCAGCATCGCGTGCTCGCGAGCCAGATCCTCGTCACCGGCCTGTTCGCGGTGTCGCTCGACTTGATCCTGGGCTACGCGGGCATCGTGTCTCTGGGCCACGCGGCGTACTTCGGCATCGGCGCGTACACCGCGGGTGTGCTCGCCGTCCACGGCTGGGGCGAACCGATCTCGGGCCTCGTCATCGCGGCGGCCGCCGCCACGGTGGTCGGCTTCGCGACGAGCTTCCTCGTGGTGCGCGGCTCGGACCTCGCGCGCCTGATGGTCACGCTCGGGATCGGGCTCATGCTCTACGAGGCGGCGAATCAGATGTCGTCGATCACCGGCGGCGCCGACGGGCTGTCCGGCGTGGCCATGAACAGGCTCTTTGGGGTGTTCTCCTGGGACCTGGCCGGCAGCACGGCGTACGGCTACAGCCTCGTCGTGGTGTTCCTGATGTTCGTGATCGCCCGACGCATCGTCGCCTCGCCGTTCGGGCTGTCGCTTCGCGGCGTGCGCGAGAACGTCAAGCGGATGCCGGGGATCGGCGCGCCGGTCCAGCGGCGCCTCGTCGCCGTCTACACGGTGAGCGCGACCTTCGCCGGCGTCGCGGGCGCGCTGCTGACGCAGACGACGCAGTTCGTGGGCCTCGACGTCTTCGGATTTCCGCGCTCCGCCGACCTGATGATCATGCTCGTCCTGGGTGGCATCGGGCGGCTCTACGGCGGGCTCGTCGGCGCGGCGGTGTTCATGGTCGCGCACCACTGGCTCTCCGACCTGAACCCGATCTACTGGCAGTTCTGGCTCGGCCTCCTGCTCGTGCTTGTCGTGCTGTTCGCGCGCGGCGGCATCCTCGGTGCGCTCGATTCGCTTCGCACCCGATTCGCGAGGAGCGGGCGGTGA
- a CDS encoding branched-chain amino acid ABC transporter permease, which produces MIGNALGVLFDGIAYGSLLFVISIGLSVTMGLMNFVNLAHGAFAMLGGYACAVLMNRAGVPFLATLPVAFVVAALAGIVLERTLYVRLYRSTPLDQVMFTIGLVFMSIAATTYFFGPSQQPVHLPDFLRGQVQVAGIGLGAYRMFLIAVVAVITLALHLLLVKTRFGAQVRASVDNAVASSGLGINVNRVFGVTFALGSGLAGLGGALGIDVLGLDPTFPFKYIVYFLLVVAIGGAGTIKGGLVAAIVLGICDVAGKYYVPEIGSFIIYFLMVLLMILFPAGLYGRRA; this is translated from the coding sequence ATGATCGGCAACGCGCTCGGCGTCCTGTTCGACGGCATCGCCTACGGCAGCCTGCTCTTCGTCATCAGCATCGGCCTGTCGGTCACGATGGGCCTGATGAACTTCGTCAACCTCGCGCACGGCGCCTTCGCGATGCTGGGCGGCTACGCCTGCGCGGTGCTGATGAACCGGGCGGGCGTCCCGTTCCTCGCGACGCTCCCGGTCGCGTTCGTCGTGGCGGCGCTCGCGGGCATCGTGCTCGAGCGCACACTCTACGTGCGCCTGTACCGGTCGACGCCGCTCGACCAGGTGATGTTCACGATCGGCCTCGTGTTCATGTCGATCGCCGCGACGACGTACTTCTTCGGACCGTCGCAGCAGCCGGTGCACCTGCCCGACTTCCTGCGCGGGCAGGTCCAGGTGGCCGGGATCGGGCTCGGCGCCTACCGCATGTTCCTGATCGCGGTCGTCGCCGTGATCACGCTCGCGCTGCACCTCTTGCTCGTGAAGACGCGCTTCGGCGCGCAGGTGCGCGCGTCGGTCGACAACGCGGTCGCTTCCTCGGGGCTCGGCATCAACGTGAACCGGGTGTTCGGTGTCACCTTTGCGCTGGGCTCGGGCCTCGCGGGCCTCGGCGGCGCGCTCGGCATCGACGTGCTCGGGCTCGATCCGACGTTCCCGTTCAAGTACATCGTGTACTTCCTGCTCGTCGTCGCGATCGGCGGCGCGGGCACGATCAAGGGCGGACTCGTCGCAGCGATCGTCCTCGGCATCTGCGACGTCGCCGGGAAGTACTACGTCCCGGAAATCGGCTCGTTCATCATCTACTTCCTGATGGTCCTCCTGATGATCCTGTTCCCGGCGGGGCTCTACGGGAGGCGGGCGTGA